Proteins encoded together in one Alteribacter keqinensis window:
- the asnS gene encoding asparagine--tRNA ligase, with translation MKTTISQIGKHVGETVTIGSWLANKRSSGKIAFLQLRDGTGFIQGVVVKAEVGEEVFAKAKEMTQESSLFVTGVVREDDRAPSGFELTVTGLELISDSKEYPITPKEHGTEFLMDHRHLWLRSKRQHAIMRVRNEIIRATYEFFHKEGFVKVDPPILTGSSAEGTTNLFHTKYFDEDAYLSQSGQLYMEAAAMALGKVFSFGPTFRAEKSKTRRHLIEFWMIEPEMAFMDHEESLEVQENYVSYVVQSVLENCKLELKALDRDVSKLENVKAPFPRISYDDAIAFLKEEGHEIEWGEDFGAPHETAIAEKYDKPVFITNYPASIKAFYMKPDPEREEVVLCADLIAPEGYGEIIGGSQRIDDEALLQERYKEHNLSDDAYKWYMDLRTYGSVPHSGFGLGLERTVGWICGTEHVRETIPFPRLLNRLYP, from the coding sequence ATGAAAACGACCATTTCACAAATTGGAAAACATGTAGGCGAAACGGTAACGATCGGTTCCTGGCTTGCCAATAAACGATCAAGCGGAAAGATTGCTTTTTTACAGCTGCGCGACGGAACGGGCTTTATCCAGGGTGTAGTTGTAAAAGCTGAAGTAGGGGAAGAGGTTTTTGCCAAAGCCAAAGAAATGACCCAGGAAAGCTCCCTTTTCGTCACAGGGGTGGTAAGAGAAGATGACCGTGCTCCTTCAGGATTTGAGTTAACCGTTACGGGACTTGAGCTGATCAGTGACTCAAAAGAGTATCCGATCACACCTAAAGAACACGGTACCGAGTTTTTGATGGATCACAGACACTTGTGGCTCCGTTCAAAGCGCCAGCATGCCATTATGCGCGTAAGAAATGAAATTATCAGGGCGACATACGAATTTTTTCATAAAGAAGGTTTCGTAAAAGTTGATCCGCCGATCTTAACTGGAAGCTCTGCTGAAGGAACAACAAACCTGTTCCATACGAAATACTTTGATGAAGATGCATACCTTTCCCAAAGCGGTCAGCTTTACATGGAAGCCGCAGCCATGGCGCTCGGAAAAGTGTTTTCATTCGGTCCGACATTCCGTGCTGAAAAGTCAAAAACAAGACGTCATCTTATTGAATTCTGGATGATCGAGCCTGAAATGGCGTTTATGGATCACGAGGAAAGCCTGGAAGTTCAGGAGAATTACGTTTCCTATGTGGTGCAGTCGGTACTTGAAAACTGCAAGCTTGAACTTAAAGCCCTTGATCGGGATGTAAGCAAGCTTGAAAATGTAAAGGCACCATTCCCGAGGATATCGTACGATGATGCCATTGCCTTCCTTAAAGAAGAGGGTCATGAAATTGAATGGGGAGAAGACTTCGGTGCTCCCCATGAAACAGCCATTGCAGAAAAGTACGATAAACCTGTGTTTATTACCAATTATCCTGCATCCATTAAAGCGTTCTATATGAAACCGGATCCGGAACGCGAAGAGGTTGTCCTTTGTGCCGATTTAATTGCGCCGGAAGGGTACGGTGAAATTATCGGGGGAAGCCAGCGTATTGACGACGAGGCTCTACTTCAGGAGCGTTACAAAGAGCATAACCTTAGTGATGATGCCTATAAGTGGTATATGGACTTAAGAACCTACGGATCTGTACCTCATTCAGGATTCGGCCTTGGTCTCGAGCGGACTGTCGGCTGGATTTGCGGTACTGAGCACGTAAGAGAGACGATTCCATTCCCAAGATTGTTAAACAGACTTTATCCGTAA
- a CDS encoding DnaD domain-containing protein, which translates to MTTELYLKLLKAEPVQFPAMLLEYYAKLSITEQEVMLIIHVKKFAQEGDTFPTPTALSERMTLDASETAHILRELIRKGNIEIHETRDQNGRLMEYYSLDPLYEKICKKIEEEQFFKKKEPGEDEGRIFRRFEEEFSRPLSPMELEMISMWLDEDRHQPVLIEAALRESVVSGKLNFRYIDRILFEWKKNGVRTVKEAREYGEKVRGKRTQKTTVSDHSSREKEKRTYPSFNWLDSD; encoded by the coding sequence TTGACTACGGAATTATATCTTAAGCTTTTAAAAGCAGAGCCGGTTCAGTTTCCAGCTATGCTTCTTGAATATTATGCAAAGCTCTCCATTACGGAACAGGAAGTGATGCTTATAATTCACGTGAAGAAATTTGCCCAGGAAGGGGATACGTTTCCGACTCCCACGGCACTCAGTGAACGAATGACGCTGGACGCTTCAGAAACGGCCCATATTCTCCGTGAACTGATAAGAAAAGGAAACATCGAGATTCATGAAACCCGTGATCAGAACGGAAGGCTGATGGAATACTACTCCCTTGATCCACTGTACGAAAAAATCTGTAAAAAGATCGAGGAAGAACAATTTTTCAAAAAGAAAGAACCGGGCGAGGATGAGGGAAGGATTTTCAGGAGGTTTGAAGAAGAGTTTTCCCGCCCCCTTTCCCCTATGGAACTTGAAATGATATCCATGTGGCTTGATGAGGACCGCCATCAGCCTGTGTTAATAGAAGCGGCACTCAGGGAATCCGTTGTGTCCGGCAAGCTGAACTTCCGATACATTGACCGGATCTTGTTTGAGTGGAAGAAAAACGGTGTCAGGACAGTGAAGGAAGCCAGGGAATACGGTGAAAAGGTCAGAGGCAAGCGTACACAGAAAACCACTGTTTCGGATCATTCTTCCCGTGAAAAAGAGAAAAGGACATACCCTTCTTTTAACTGGCTTGACAGTGACTGA
- the nth gene encoding endonuclease III: MLTKRQIEHVQKTIGKMFPDAECELTHSNPFELTIAVLLSAQATDALVNKVTPGLFEKYKEPEDFIQVPLEELENDIRRIGLFRSKAKNIKKLCQSLLENYNGEIPRERDELVKLAGVGRKTANVVASVAFGEPAIAVDTHVERVSKRLGICRWKDSVLEVEKTLMRKIPIDEWSVSHHRFIFFGRYHCKAQSPNCPECPLLELCREGKKRMKKRG; the protein is encoded by the coding sequence ATGCTGACAAAAAGGCAAATTGAACATGTACAAAAAACAATAGGCAAAATGTTTCCGGATGCAGAATGTGAACTCACTCACTCCAACCCTTTTGAACTGACGATTGCCGTTTTACTATCTGCACAGGCAACTGATGCCCTCGTAAACAAAGTTACGCCCGGTCTGTTTGAAAAGTATAAGGAGCCGGAAGACTTTATCCAAGTCCCTCTCGAAGAACTTGAAAATGATATTCGGAGGATCGGACTGTTCCGAAGTAAGGCGAAGAACATTAAAAAGCTTTGCCAGTCCCTCCTTGAAAATTATAACGGAGAAATTCCCCGGGAGAGAGATGAACTGGTCAAGCTTGCAGGGGTAGGGAGAAAGACGGCAAATGTCGTGGCCTCAGTCGCCTTCGGTGAGCCGGCGATAGCCGTTGACACCCATGTTGAAAGAGTAAGTAAGCGTCTTGGTATATGCAGATGGAAAGACAGTGTACTGGAAGTAGAAAAAACACTGATGAGAAAAATCCCCATTGATGAGTGGTCCGTTTCCCATCACCGCTTTATTTTCTTCGGTCGGTATCATTGTAAAGCCCAGTCCCCAAACTGCCCGGAATGTCCCCTTTTGGAACTGTGCCGGGAAGGGAAAAAAAGAATGAAAAAAAGGGGATAG